A single region of the Triticum dicoccoides isolate Atlit2015 ecotype Zavitan chromosome 2B, WEW_v2.0, whole genome shotgun sequence genome encodes:
- the LOC119367785 gene encoding fasciclin-like arabinogalactan protein 14, which yields MACLRATAAALLLTLASSAAATMTKFNITEVLNESPEFLTFNSLLSKTNLAEEINKRQTITVLVVDNSAASGITSLPTDTQKKVLAVHVILDYYDPMKLENIKKGTALLTSLFQTTGAATDRMGFVNYTHSADDQMVFGSAEPGAPLSSQLVKVVACRPYNLSVMQVSAAIIPPSISPSGKGSSAAPGPAHGSSSNASVPTITAAETLESSDEASALDDDAPASSPPVHSADAAAGARTSAGNTVVVRSRVWLVGLVMLMV from the coding sequence ATGGCATGTCTGAgggccaccgccgccgcactcctTCTCACCCTTGCGTCGTCGGCCGCGGCCACCATGACAAAGTTCAACATTACCGAGGTCCTCAACGAATCCCCCGAGTTCTTGACCTTCAACAGCCTTCTGTCGAAGACGAACCTCGCTGAGGAAATCAACAAGCGGCAGACTATCACCGTTCTCGTGGTCGACAACTCCGCTGCCAGCGGCATCACGTCGCTGCCCACAGACACGCAGAAGAAGGTGCTCGCCGTGCACGTCATCCTCGACTACTATGATCCCATGAAACTTGAAAACATCAAGAAGGGGACGGCGCTCCTTACCTCGCTCTTCCAGACTACCGGCGCTGCCACCGACCGCATGGGGTTCGTCAACTACACCCATAGCGCGGACGaccagatggtgtttggctcagCCGAGCCCGGCGCACCGCTCAGCTCGCAGCTGGTAAAGGTCGTTGCGTGCCGACCGTACAATCTATCCGTCATGCAGGTCAGTGCAGCAATCATTCCACCGAGCATCAGCCCGTCGGGCAAGGGGAGCTCCGCGGCACCCGGTCCAGCCCACGGTTCATCGTCCAACGCGAGTGTCCCGACCATTACCGCGGCTGAGACGCTTGAATCGTCCGATGAGGCCAGTGCGCTAGACGATGACGCTCCTGCATCATCGCCACCAGTGCACAGCGCTGACGCGGCCGCAGGCGCGCGCACTTCGGCGGGGAACACAGTAGTGGTCCGCTCACGTGTTTGGCTCGTGGGGCTTGTGATGTTGATGGTTTAA